The following proteins are co-located in the Theropithecus gelada isolate Dixy chromosome 19, Tgel_1.0, whole genome shotgun sequence genome:
- the LOC112612547 gene encoding 60S ribosomal protein L32-like produces the protein MAAFRLLMKPKVVKKRTKQFIRHQSEQYVKIKCNWRKPRGIDNRVRRRFKGQILMPNIGYGSNKKTKHMLPCGFRKFLVPSVKELEVLLMCNKPPRAEIAHSASSKERKAIVERAAQLAIRVTHPNARLHSEENE, from the exons ATGGCCGCCTTCAGACTCCTCATGAAGCCCAAGGTCGTCAAAAAGAGGACCAAGCAGTTCATCCGGCACCAGTCAGAACAATATGTCAAAATTAAGTGTAACTGGAGGAAACCCAGAGGAATTGACAACAGGGTTCGCAGAAGGTT caaGGGCCAGATCTTGATGCCCAACATTGGTTATGGgagcaacaaaaaaacaaagcacatgCTGCCCTGTGGCTTCCGGAAGTTCCTGGTCCCCAGCGTCAAGGAGCTGGAAGTGCTGCTGATGTGCAACAAACCTCCCCGTGCTGAGATCGCTCACAGTGCTTCCTCCAAGGAGCGCAAAGCCATCGTGGAAAGGGCCGCCCAGCTGGCCATCAGAGTCACCCACCCCAACGCCAGGCTGCACAGTGAAGAAAATGAGTAG